A window of the Mucilaginibacter sp. cycad4 genome harbors these coding sequences:
- a CDS encoding acetylxylan esterase — MNQLRLKFNYNMVKNANKLLIIAFALLTMCAAKPVMAQETEKEPAEATDKSGGDDEVSTALTINNKDGIFGSAASFSFEIKNTYNTNQEGTISYNITTENGQIVKTLSKPVNLGKKSTSRYDFDVPNLKTGFYKVNMMINVSDYDDTTRRAFGIRPEEIRSQYARPADFDQFWQTAKDELARVKPNYKITEVPSMNTENRKVYEIEMKSLDNLTIRGYMTVPISKNKNKKFSVLLGLPGYQVKLYPIVGLDPDLVIITLNTRGQGTSRDVIHTERDAFISYHIEDKNKYVMRGVIMDCVRAVDFIYAQPNLRHDQILATGGSMGGYLSLALAGLDHRVTLCSAQNPIMSDIRNLVGAVEWPINDIKKYVLSKPGVTFNQVLSNLDYYDTKNFVTTIKCPTILGLGLLDPYVPPNNGYAVFNSMHGDKHLMVFKNLGHEVSQVYKDYEGRWMRDSFGLF, encoded by the coding sequence ATGAATCAGCTAAGATTAAAGTTTAATTATAACATGGTGAAAAACGCTAACAAACTACTGATCATAGCTTTTGCTTTATTGACCATGTGTGCCGCAAAACCGGTCATGGCCCAGGAAACTGAGAAAGAACCGGCCGAAGCTACCGACAAAAGCGGTGGTGACGATGAAGTATCAACAGCACTAACCATCAACAATAAGGATGGCATATTTGGTTCTGCCGCCTCATTCAGTTTTGAAATTAAAAACACGTACAATACCAACCAGGAGGGTACTATATCGTACAATATCACTACCGAAAATGGACAAATTGTTAAAACCCTGTCAAAGCCGGTAAACCTTGGCAAAAAAAGCACTTCCAGATATGATTTTGATGTGCCTAACCTAAAAACAGGCTTTTACAAGGTTAACATGATGATTAACGTAAGCGACTATGACGATACTACCCGTCGCGCTTTCGGGATCAGGCCGGAGGAAATCCGGTCGCAATATGCCAGGCCGGCCGATTTTGATCAATTTTGGCAAACCGCCAAAGATGAACTGGCCAGGGTAAAACCCAATTACAAAATCACCGAAGTACCATCTATGAACACCGAAAACCGCAAGGTTTACGAAATAGAAATGAAATCGCTTGATAACCTTACCATCCGTGGTTACATGACGGTACCCATCAGCAAAAATAAAAACAAGAAATTTTCGGTATTGCTTGGCTTGCCCGGTTACCAGGTAAAGTTATACCCGATAGTGGGCCTCGACCCCGACCTGGTGATCATTACCCTTAACACCCGCGGACAAGGCACCAGCCGCGATGTAATCCATACCGAGCGCGATGCCTTTATCTCCTATCATATTGAGGATAAAAACAAGTACGTAATGCGCGGTGTGATTATGGATTGTGTGCGCGCCGTTGATTTTATTTATGCGCAGCCCAATTTAAGGCATGATCAGATCCTGGCTACCGGCGGCAGCATGGGCGGTTATTTATCCCTGGCACTTGCAGGCCTCGATCATCGCGTAACCCTTTGCTCGGCACAAAACCCTATCATGAGCGATATCCGTAACCTGGTTGGTGCCGTTGAGTGGCCCATTAACGACATTAAAAAATATGTTTTAAGCAAGCCCGGCGTAACTTTTAACCAGGTGCTCAGCAATCTTGACTATTACGACACCAAAAACTTTGTAACAACCATAAAATGTCCAACTATTTTAGGCTTAGGTCTTTTGGATCCCTACGTGCCGCCAAACAATGGTTACGCGGTGTTTAACTCAATGCATGGTGATAAACATCTCATGGTATTTAAAAACCTTGGGCACGAGGTGAGCCAGGTATACAAGGATTATGAGGGCCGTTGGATGCGCGACAGCTTTGGTTTATTTTAA
- a CDS encoding acyltransferase produces MSQRAQSNYIPALTGVRAMAAYLVFISHFAYVFDEKFPHSVQRFLNEFHIGVTIFFVLSGFLIAFRYFDSFKLTKAWFLQYLKNRVARIYPMYALLTIGAFIAYHFTQNQTVTAGQNPVVMFFMNIVFVRGFFDQFKFTGIAQGWSLTVEECFYFSAPFIFLIATKYKKFYIQPIAVTGLGILLVLIFRHVNWFGFFGNFTFMMLYTFLGRCFEFFAGIQLALIVRKQKLDGTSKKKFTYLGFSMIFFCVWIMSALTIPKGYEAGLHNPWGIVTNNYLLAISITIFFYGLLTETTLLKKFLAHPFIELLGKSSYIFYLIHLGYMYNFIHQGMNSLNDFVFELYDKWGVDWHSPFEYDSLNLLYAFIVLNVVSITLFKLIEEPLNHYIRKSDFLIKNKVRNPENESAKIKV; encoded by the coding sequence TTGTCACAAAGAGCACAATCCAATTATATTCCGGCGTTAACCGGTGTAAGGGCCATGGCGGCTTACCTGGTTTTCATATCGCATTTTGCCTATGTGTTTGATGAGAAATTTCCCCACTCTGTGCAACGTTTCTTAAATGAGTTCCATATCGGGGTTACCATTTTCTTTGTGCTTTCGGGCTTTTTGATAGCATTTCGCTATTTTGATAGTTTTAAATTAACAAAAGCCTGGTTTCTGCAATACCTTAAAAACCGGGTAGCGCGCATCTACCCCATGTACGCGCTACTTACCATCGGGGCGTTCATAGCTTATCATTTTACCCAAAACCAAACAGTAACGGCAGGACAAAACCCGGTAGTTATGTTTTTCATGAACATCGTTTTTGTTCGGGGTTTTTTTGATCAGTTTAAGTTTACCGGTATTGCCCAGGGCTGGTCGCTCACGGTTGAAGAATGCTTTTATTTTTCGGCGCCATTTATTTTCCTTATAGCCACCAAATACAAAAAGTTTTACATCCAGCCTATAGCAGTTACTGGCCTGGGGATTTTGCTGGTGCTCATATTTCGTCATGTAAACTGGTTCGGTTTCTTTGGCAACTTTACGTTCATGATGTTGTACACCTTTTTGGGCCGTTGCTTTGAGTTTTTTGCGGGTATCCAGCTGGCACTCATCGTACGCAAACAAAAACTGGATGGCACAAGCAAAAAGAAATTTACTTACCTGGGCTTTTCCATGATCTTTTTTTGCGTGTGGATCATGTCTGCCTTAACTATCCCGAAAGGATATGAGGCAGGTTTGCATAATCCCTGGGGCATTGTAACCAATAACTACTTGCTGGCCATATCCATAACCATTTTCTTTTATGGCCTGCTCACCGAAACTACCCTCCTTAAAAAGTTTTTAGCACATCCATTTATTGAGCTATTGGGCAAAAGCTCCTATATATTTTACCTTATCCACCTGGGCTATATGTACAACTTTATACACCAGGGGATGAACAGCCTTAACGACTTTGTTTTTGAGCTTTATGATAAGTGGGGGGTAGACTGGCATTCGCCGTTTGAGTATGATAGTTTAAACCTTTTGTACGCCTTTATCGTTTTAAATGTCGTTTCCATAACGTTGTTTAAATTGATAGAGGAGCCGCTTAATCATTATATCCGCAAGTCTGATTTCCTGATCAAAAACAAAGTACGCAATCCCGAAAATGAATCAGCTAAGATTAAAGTTTAA
- a CDS encoding TIGR01212 family radical SAM protein (This family includes YhcC from E. coli K-12, an uncharacterized radical SAM protein.), which translates to MEQQTITTWEKGYNNYGPWLKEKYKGHRVFKVIVDGGFTCPNRDGSKGYGGCTYCNVDSFTPSVSRNAPTVRQQVEEGMERARKGNKADKFIIYFQPNTNTYAPAHYLKMMYDEALSYGTEDIVGLSVGTRPDCIDAEKIALLESYTDRFDVDLEMGMESIYNDTLNQINRGCSHEELVKALSLVENSKLDICVHTIFGFPWETKEMMLKYADEINRFKQIKFVKFHHLHIVEGSVMGVKYKREPFHLFGIEEYADFLCELLPLVRPDIVIQRLFGLSDRELLIAPNWGLKKSEIQYYIDQRILNRGVVQGSGLNLDL; encoded by the coding sequence GTGGAACAGCAAACAATAACAACCTGGGAAAAAGGCTACAACAATTACGGGCCCTGGCTTAAAGAGAAATATAAAGGCCACCGCGTGTTTAAAGTAATTGTCGACGGTGGTTTTACCTGTCCCAACCGGGATGGGTCGAAGGGTTACGGCGGTTGTACTTATTGTAATGTTGATTCCTTTACCCCGTCGGTTAGCCGCAACGCCCCTACCGTAAGGCAACAGGTTGAGGAAGGTATGGAACGCGCCCGCAAAGGTAATAAGGCCGATAAATTTATTATTTATTTTCAGCCCAATACCAATACTTACGCACCGGCTCATTACCTCAAAATGATGTATGACGAGGCCCTGAGCTATGGTACTGAAGATATTGTAGGCCTCTCGGTAGGTACCCGCCCCGATTGTATCGATGCCGAAAAGATTGCCCTGTTGGAAAGCTACACCGACCGTTTTGATGTTGACCTTGAAATGGGTATGGAAAGTATCTATAACGATACCCTGAACCAGATTAACCGCGGCTGCAGCCATGAAGAGCTCGTAAAAGCCCTTAGTTTGGTGGAAAATTCAAAGCTGGATATTTGTGTGCATACCATTTTCGGCTTCCCCTGGGAAACTAAAGAGATGATGCTGAAATATGCCGACGAGATCAACCGTTTTAAACAGATCAAGTTCGTAAAATTCCACCACCTGCATATTGTTGAAGGCTCGGTAATGGGCGTAAAATATAAACGCGAACCGTTCCACCTGTTTGGCATTGAAGAATATGCCGATTTTCTGTGTGAGTTACTGCCCCTTGTTCGCCCGGACATTGTGATCCAGCGTCTCTTCGGCCTCAGCGACCGTGAACTGCTCATCGCCCCCAACTGGGGTTTGAAAAAATCTGAGATCCAGTATTATATTGATCAACGGATTTTGAACAGGGGTGTGGTGCAGGGAAGTGGTCTGAACCTTGATTTGTAA
- a CDS encoding DUF5995 family protein — translation MEPIAQAQNIDQIIEQLEAIIADAIKTDSRAGYFAALYHKVTCKVREGIQNGEFENPARMEQLDVIFANRYIMAYHCWQRKQPCSNCWELAFSIFNKSSRLVLQHLLIGMNAHINLDLGVAVVEVARNLNQPLTEVHKDFNSINTILSALTYEVISELNQISPLLSLAGLHAQNNSILIQFALGNARDGAWCFAEDLFTRTGDAYPKQIASRDNDINKLGLGIVNPVGMLRFTVWIIHLFEKRDPSKITEILSTYKKTYLKVN, via the coding sequence ATGGAACCTATTGCCCAAGCTCAAAATATCGATCAAATTATTGAACAGTTAGAAGCCATTATTGCCGATGCTATAAAAACCGACAGCCGGGCCGGGTATTTTGCGGCCCTGTACCATAAGGTTACCTGCAAGGTAAGGGAAGGCATCCAAAATGGTGAGTTTGAAAACCCTGCCCGCATGGAACAACTGGACGTGATCTTCGCCAACAGGTACATTATGGCTTATCATTGCTGGCAGCGAAAACAGCCCTGCTCAAACTGCTGGGAGTTGGCTTTCAGTATTTTTAATAAATCGTCGAGACTGGTACTGCAGCACCTGCTCATTGGCATGAACGCGCATATCAACCTTGATTTGGGTGTTGCCGTTGTTGAAGTAGCACGCAACCTTAACCAGCCGCTAACCGAAGTTCATAAAGATTTTAATTCCATCAACACTATACTTTCGGCGCTTACCTACGAGGTGATCAGCGAGCTGAACCAGATTTCGCCGCTGCTGTCGCTGGCAGGTTTGCACGCGCAAAACAACTCTATCCTGATCCAGTTTGCCCTTGGCAATGCCCGCGATGGTGCCTGGTGCTTTGCCGAAGACCTGTTTACCCGTACCGGGGATGCTTATCCTAAACAGATAGCCAGCAGGGATAATGACATCAATAAGCTGGGTTTAGGGATTGTTAACCCGGTTGGCATGCTACGCTTTACCGTATGGATCATCCACCTGTTTGAAAAACGAGACCCATCCAAAATAACGGAGATCCTGAGCACCTATAAAAAGACTTATTTAAAGGTGAATTAG
- a CDS encoding sulfite exporter TauE/SafE family protein → MDVVFLYIFIISFIATLVRSTFGFGESLVAVPLLSIFIPIGVAVPLSVLISVLVALVVVIQDHSKIQLNSAKWLILFAIPGIPIGLLILIYGNEWWVKMGLGTLIILYSLYAMFGKNTFRLHNDNKLWLFICGFLSGVLGGAYGLNGPPLVIYGNMRKWSPKDFRATLQGYFLPASLIGVTGYIFKGLITAEVLKYFMVSLPAVFPAIFLGRYLNHKLNNASFFRYVYGGLLLIGAFLIVFCLLNIKT, encoded by the coding sequence GTGGATGTTGTTTTTCTTTATATTTTTATCATAAGCTTTATCGCTACTTTGGTACGGTCAACTTTTGGCTTCGGCGAATCGCTGGTAGCTGTACCATTATTAAGCATATTTATTCCTATCGGAGTGGCGGTCCCGCTTTCGGTACTTATCTCTGTTTTAGTTGCCCTTGTTGTCGTAATACAGGACCACAGCAAGATCCAGCTAAACAGTGCAAAATGGCTTATCCTTTTTGCTATACCGGGTATCCCCATCGGCTTACTGATATTGATATACGGTAACGAGTGGTGGGTGAAAATGGGGCTGGGCACTTTGATAATCCTGTATTCGTTATACGCTATGTTTGGTAAAAATACTTTCCGGCTGCACAACGATAACAAACTCTGGTTGTTTATCTGCGGCTTTCTCTCAGGCGTTTTAGGCGGTGCCTACGGTCTTAACGGTCCGCCATTAGTTATTTACGGCAATATGAGAAAATGGTCCCCCAAAGATTTCAGGGCGACGCTCCAGGGATATTTTTTGCCGGCAAGCTTAATTGGAGTAACAGGCTATATATTTAAGGGACTAATAACTGCCGAAGTATTGAAATATTTTATGGTGTCGCTCCCTGCAGTTTTTCCGGCGATTTTTTTAGGCAGGTACCTGAACCATAAACTCAACAACGCATCATTTTTCAGATATGTTTACGGGGGCTTACTGCTCATCGGGGCCTTTTTAATTGTGTTTTGCCTGCTTAACATAAAAACCTGA
- a CDS encoding DoxX family protein yields the protein MINNIFSIAGKNYQQPAPLFLRLAIGFGFMAHGWAKLSKGPEAFGNLLAQIHVPFPHMMAWVSTFTELLGGLAVFAGIFVSISTIPLICIMLVAMFGIQIHYGFSSVKTIGLTAGRPVFGPPGYEINLLYIAGLIALLNSGGGLFSVDSILATKRGTTKL from the coding sequence ATGATCAACAACATTTTTTCTATAGCCGGCAAAAACTATCAGCAACCGGCCCCTTTGTTTTTGCGCCTGGCCATTGGCTTTGGCTTTATGGCCCACGGCTGGGCAAAATTGAGCAAAGGCCCCGAAGCTTTCGGAAACCTGCTGGCCCAAATCCATGTGCCATTTCCGCATATGATGGCGTGGGTCTCAACATTTACAGAACTGCTTGGCGGCCTGGCCGTCTTTGCAGGGATATTTGTTAGCATAAGCACTATCCCGCTTATTTGCATTATGCTTGTAGCCATGTTTGGCATTCAAATTCATTATGGCTTTAGTTCGGTAAAAACGATTGGCTTAACAGCCGGCCGTCCAGTTTTCGGTCCGCCAGGCTATGAGATCAATTTACTGTACATCGCCGGGCTTATAGCACTGCTCAATTCGGGCGGAGGCTTATTTTCAGTCGACTCGATACTGGCGACAAAACGCGGCACAACAAAATTGTAA
- a CDS encoding DUF6265 family protein — protein sequence MILFRQFKLQLLIVAGITLAHTSYAQQKNNPIAQAKWLIGSWKNQSAKTLDLETWKKLNDSTFLGRSYSLSGTDTVSSEQIRLEQHARKLYYIPTVKNQNDGEAVTFTLTSSDNKHLVFENPEHDFPQKITYTQITKDSLVAEISGVRKGRQKTITFPMKRVR from the coding sequence ATGATCCTGTTTCGTCAATTCAAACTACAGTTACTCATTGTAGCCGGCATTACGCTTGCGCATACCTCTTATGCGCAGCAAAAAAACAATCCTATCGCGCAAGCCAAATGGCTTATCGGCAGCTGGAAAAATCAATCGGCAAAAACACTGGATCTCGAAACCTGGAAAAAGCTTAACGATTCTACCTTTCTTGGCAGGAGCTATTCGTTATCAGGAACAGACACTGTATCATCCGAACAAATCCGGCTGGAGCAGCATGCCCGCAAGCTTTACTACATCCCAACAGTAAAAAATCAAAACGATGGAGAGGCGGTAACTTTTACACTTACTTCATCAGATAATAAACACCTCGTATTTGAAAACCCAGAACATGATTTCCCTCAAAAAATAACCTATACGCAAATCACTAAAGACTCGTTAGTGGCCGAAATATCAGGTGTACGGAAAGGCAGGCAAAAGACCATCACATTCCCGATGAAAAGGGTACGTTAG